The Victivallis sp. Marseille-Q1083 DNA window TTTTCGTCGGCTGGATCTGGGGAACGCGGCGGGCGGTCAATGAAATAAGGCATGGAGCGAATAACTTCGCCGACATTCATATCATCACATTGCTGGCCGGCTTGAAAAACGATGGACGGCGGCCGGCAACCGAGGTGGTGTGGACTCTGGCGTCGCTGTGGGGGATTTTCATCCGCTTTATTACGCCGAGTGCCATCGTCATTACCTTCCTGCACGCGATCGGCTGGCTAAAACTCGGAGCTTGAAATTTGTAGGAAAGCAAAACAGATGCGAAAAATTTTTCTGTCATTGGCCGGTGCCGCCGTCGCCGGCATGTTGCTGGGCGGTTGTCAAAGCGCCTCCGATTCGCAATCACCGCTGACCGGGACCGTCTGGATCCTGGAACAGGACTCCCTGCCGGGCCGTCAGGCCAACTGGGAAAAACCGCAGCAGCCGATCACGCTGGTCGTCGATGAAGCCGACCGGGTTTCCGGCTGCGCCGGCGTCAACCGCTATTTCGGCAGTGTCCGGTTTACCGGCGACAACCAGCTGCAATTCAGTCAGATGGGTTCGACGCGGATGGCCGGGCCGGGACTGCAATACGAGAGCGCCTATTTACAGGCTTTGCCGCAAGCCGACTCCTATCAGGTTTCCGGCGATCGGCTGACGCTGCAGGACGGCGGTCAAACGCTGCTGCAATTCACCCCCGGCAAAAAAGCGGTGGAATGAACGAAATGCAACCGGAAAACTGCGGACGGGCCGCGATTTTCCGCAATCAACTCAACGGATCGAGAGGAACTGAAATTATGAAGAGAACGACTTTGCCGCTGTTCGTCGGCGCGTTGACGATCGGCACCCTGGGACTCGGCACTCTGGCCGGCTGCGGAGAAAGCAGCGAACCCAAGACGCCGCCTCAAGCCGAAGTGAAAGCCGACAGTCCGCTGATCGGCACGATGTGGGAACTGGAGCTGGATTCGCTGCAAAATGTTCCGGCCGACGCAGACAAACCCGGCCGCGACATCACGTTGCAGATCGATGCGGATCACCGGGTGGCGGGAAGTGGCGGCGTCAACCGCTACTTCGGCCCGGTAACTTTGGATGAAGCTGCCGAAACAATCAAATTCGGCAATCTGGCCAGCACGATGATGGCCGGGCCGGGCATGAATTATGAATCCACCTATCTGAAAGCGCTGGATACGGTCGACGGCTACCAGATCTCCGGAGAGGAACTGGTCCTGACCGCCGGCGGCAAACCGGTGCTGAAATTCGAAGCCGTCGAGGCCGAAAATGACGGCAATGCCGACCAGTGAACCGATGATTCCGGCGGTACAGCTTCCGGCTGTACCGCTTTTTCTTTGTCCGGATTCACAATGAAAGGAAATAAAATCATGGATTGCAGCGGAAAAATTGCCGTCGTCACCGGCGGCGGCACCGGTTACGGCTACGGCATGGCGCAGGCCCTGAAAGCGCGCGGCGCCCGGGTCTGGATCACCGGCCGCCGCCGGGAAGTCCTGGAAAAAGCGGCAGCCGAATTGCAGGTCGATTACCTGCCGGCCGACGTCGGCAGCCCGGCCGATTGGGACCGGTTGTTCGCCGCCGTCGGACCGCGGCTGGACATCCTGGTCAACAACGCCGGCGGCGGCATCAAAATCGCCCCGCTGACCGAACAGGACGATGCGGAAATCCTCCAATCGCTCCACACCAACCTGCTGGGAGCGATTCTCGGCTGCAAGCGGGCCGCGCAACGAATGAAAACGGCCCGGTCCGGTCTGATCGTCAATGTTTCCAGCATCTGCGCCCATTACGGCTGGCCGAACTTCTCGGTCTACACCGCCGCCAAAGCCGGGCTGGACAAATTCAGCCGGACGTTGTACACCGAACTGCGCCCATACAATATCCGGGTGACGGTGGTGACGCCGTCCTGGGGCAGCACCGAATTCAGCCGGGCGGCCGGTTTGCCGGAAGCCGCGCCGGCCGCCGCCGCAAAAATGATGAGTCCGGCCGAAATGGGCCGCCTGATCGTCCGGCTCTGCGAATTTCCGGAACACCTGGTATTTCCGGAAGTCATGGTGCAGCCGCTGGAACAGGAGATTGTGCCATTTTAAAGTTCCGACCTTGACTTGAACGGCAAACGGGTTATTTTAGGCGGAGCACAATGGCGACCGCTCAATGAAAAAGGAGTTGTAAATCATGGCTAAAAACAAAGACGTCAAAAAAGAAACCAAAAAAGCGCCGCAAAAAACGCTCAAGGAAAAACGGGCTGAAAAGAAAGCCAAGCACAATTCCTGACCGTATCCTTCCGGTGTTCTCTCCCGGCCCGGGTAAATTTCCAGGCCGGGAGTTTTTTCATTATCACTCCCGGAAGTACAAAGTCTCCCCGGCCGTCAGTTCCAGCGGAACGTCCAGAAGGACGGCGCCACCGGCCGACCGGAACGGCAACGGCCGTTTGCCATGCTCCACCCGTTCCACTTTCAGCGGTATTTCGAATTGCCGAAGCGTCAATTTGCCGTAAAGCAGCGTCAACGCCGCCCGGCAATCCGCCAGTTCGAATTGCCCCCAGCCGCCGTCCAGCGCCCAGAAACAGCGGAATGTTTCACCGGGCTGCCGGCCGACCGGCTGAAAACCGATCCGGCCGACGGTCAAGTCGAACCGGAAACCGGCAAAGGCGTTCAACAGCGCATAACTGGCCATCGAGCGGGCATAGTTGCTGCCGCATTCGATCTCATTCCAGGGATTGCGCCTGACGCCATCGTAACGGTCGCGGACCGCTTTGACCAGCTCCACCCCTTCGGCCGTCATGCCGCGGAGGATCATATGGCAGGCGGCCTGGTATTCGAACCCGTGCATCGTTTCGGTCGCATACGGAATCGGTATCGCCGGAACATCGCCGCGCGGCCAGCTGCAGATCACCGTGCCGGCCTCGTCGTTCAAGCCGTAAACCCGCCAGAAATTCGTATGGTTGCGCAGGCTTTGCTGAAAGTTGTAGCGGTAGATGGAACGCAATGCCGATTTCACCCGTTCCGGGTCGAATACGTCGTCCAGACCGAGCAGTTCGGCATGCCACTGGGCCAATATCTGATCGATGCCGCAGCCGTTGCCGATCTGATATTTGATCTGGCAGGCTTCGGCATTCCAGTAATACTCCTCCGCGTCCGGAAAGGCGGCCAGCAGTTCCCGGTCGCCGCAATCGATCTTCTGGACGTAATATTCGCCGTTGAAAAGCTCCGTTTCGACCTGCCGCCGGCCTTTCGCACGGATGCGCCGGTACTCCGCCGCCGTCTCCGGCTCGCCGAGCGCCTCGGCCATCTTCGCCGCGGCATCCAGCGCCGCCAGATAAAAACCGGTCAGCCAGGCGTTCGG harbors:
- a CDS encoding META domain-containing protein, whose translation is MRKIFLSLAGAAVAGMLLGGCQSASDSQSPLTGTVWILEQDSLPGRQANWEKPQQPITLVVDEADRVSGCAGVNRYFGSVRFTGDNQLQFSQMGSTRMAGPGLQYESAYLQALPQADSYQVSGDRLTLQDGGQTLLQFTPGKKAVE
- a CDS encoding META domain-containing protein; the protein is MKRTTLPLFVGALTIGTLGLGTLAGCGESSEPKTPPQAEVKADSPLIGTMWELELDSLQNVPADADKPGRDITLQIDADHRVAGSGGVNRYFGPVTLDEAAETIKFGNLASTMMAGPGMNYESTYLKALDTVDGYQISGEELVLTAGGKPVLKFEAVEAENDGNADQ
- a CDS encoding SDR family oxidoreductase, which gives rise to MKGNKIMDCSGKIAVVTGGGTGYGYGMAQALKARGARVWITGRRREVLEKAAAELQVDYLPADVGSPADWDRLFAAVGPRLDILVNNAGGGIKIAPLTEQDDAEILQSLHTNLLGAILGCKRAAQRMKTARSGLIVNVSSICAHYGWPNFSVYTAAKAGLDKFSRTLYTELRPYNIRVTVVTPSWGSTEFSRAAGLPEAAPAAAAKMMSPAEMGRLIVRLCEFPEHLVFPEVMVQPLEQEIVPF